The segment aaagaagggacAGTGTTGTGAGACCGCTTTGGCCTCTATTAGTCAGGTTAGTGGCATAATCTCTGGCCCTAAGAGGAGCTGCCAAACCTCCATCTCTCCTTTCCTTGGCTACTTCAGGAAAACCCTATGAGATAAGCAGAGAAGGGACCCCCTTTTGAACAAAGAGTGAAGGttcatcttttttgttctttcaaaGTTTTGAATGGGTACTTTGATTCAGGCATGGTTCCAGGACAAAACAGAGAATTCCTAAcagcaaaaacaataacaacaaaaaaggcaaataaGTAACATATTGAGTATGTCAGAAAGTGATTAGCACTAATAAGAATAAAGCAGGGAAGGACAGGGTaagtgtgcctgtgtgtgggCAGGTGGAAGAGTTTGTATTAACATCTTTGGAAAGGGTAGCCACCTCACTCAGGTGACTCTTGAATAGGGCCACTGTGTACAGCTTGTATCCTGCACACAGGTGCCCAGCTGAGACGGTAAGTGGAGTCTGAAATTCCGCCTGCTTTTTGCAAGCCTGTTCTTCCTTCCTGACAAGGTGTCGTGTTTGCATGGAGTTAGGAGGTGCCCTTTTCTAACGCACATAAGGGTGCTATTCAGCTCATAGAGCTGTGGGCCAGCGGAGATGCAGACTGGTCTACCAGGGTCAGTACCTGACTCGTAACTCCAGAGGAGTGAGGAAGGAAGCCATTGGGCTAGCTTGGAAGGAAGTGTTCCAGACAGAGTTCTGGCAATGCAGGGCTAAGACTCCTCCGCTCCCACTAACCTTGGGGAGGGGCTCCAGGGCTAGCAGACAAAACTGCCCCACTGAAAGGAGTGAGGTCTGGCTGCCTAAGACCCCAGCCACTGGGCCCAGCTGGCTTACATAAGCATTAATAGCAAAATATAAGAAATCATCAATGGAGCTAGatttaaaatatggtatattCTTGCAATGGACCATTCTGTGGCATACAGAAGCTCTGTGTGGACTTCTAAGGAAAAATCTCGATACATGGTCAAGTAAAAAGAGTAAGGTGCAGAGCAGTGTGTCTAGTGTCGGGGGAGGGTTAgaagaatgcatgtgtgtgtatatatatatgcatgtattttcacaaatacacatgtgtgtgagctcagacggtaaagaatctgcctgcaatgcagatacccaggttcaatccctgggtagggaagatccgttggagaagggtatggcaacccactccagtattcttgcctgaagaattccatggacagaggagcctggcaggctacagtccatggggtcacaaagagtcagacacgactaagcgtcacacacacacacacgtgtgtccaAGTATTAAATAGTATAAAATACACTAGAAGAATAAAGAAACTGGTGTCTGGCTGCCTGTGGGGTGGGGAGAACCAGGTGGCTAGGGGAAAGGAACGGTAAACTCTTCTCcatactgtaactttgtagttaACATTTTGAAGTTTGATTTGTGTGGCTGTAATACCCATGCAAAAACCAGTGaggtatttccctggtggtccagtagctaaggcTTGGTGCTCCCCGTGcagagggtctgggttcaatctctggtcaggaaactagattccatgctgaaactaaaatatcccacatgcctcaactaagacctagcacagccaaatcaatcaatcaatcaatatatatatatttaaaaaactaacttGAAAATGAGACACTAGTAATACAGAGTAGAAAGTTACAATTCAGACCTCAGGTGTGTGGGGACATTAGAAAAAGGTGGCTTGGAGTGAGGGCTGTGactctcatgaaagtgaaaatgttagtcgctcagtcatgtccaactctttgcaaccctatggtctgtaacccaccaggctcctctgtccatggaattctccaggcaagaatactggagtgtgttgccatgctcttctccaggggattttcctgattcagggatcgaaccggcatctcccacatagcaggcagattctttgccttctgagccaccagaggtgGCTCTCATTATGTAGCAAGAATTTGGATAGTGCTtgggagaccagggtttctcTCCCACGTGGGTGGGAGGAATGCCCAACTGAAGGGAGGTGAGGAGACACAGGGTGGGGGTAACCCAAGAAAGATTGTCTTACCAGGATCTTGGTTTGGGTTGATGAGGCTTGCACTAAATTTGCTCTTGTTTCCCCTCATGGGAGCCATGGGGATGCATGAACCAGATAGCCAAAAATGGTAAAAACTCATATAGGTGGATGTTAATACTAGAGGAGAAAATTACCCCAACGGTTAAAGTCTCATGGGGATTTAAGTGACTCTGCTCCAGGGCCCAGAGCCCCAGGGAACCATTCTAAGAGCTGAAGGAACCTGGCTCAGAGCAGTAAAGTGCGGAAGCTAAGCTCACACAGAGGTGAGCAGTGGAGGCTGTAACTCGGTCGGCTAATCCCCGACAGCTCCTCGCTCTGGCTGAAGGGTACCAGTAGCAGCTGCCTCTCCGGCCGAGTTGGCCGCGCTGGGGAAAAGCCTGCTCCACAAAGCATTGTGCAAAGCAGGTGTGGAAGGGAGCAAGGGCCTCTCCCACTCCCTAGACCAGGGAGAGGCCGGGCTGCCTGCAGCCCTGCGCTGATCATGGTTGTCCGAGTCGCTCTCGGGCCTGCCCTCACCTTCCTCTCTGCACACGTACTCACCCACCCCCCGACACACACCTTTTCCCACCTCAGCGGCGGGCCGGATAGTCTCCCACCTGGTCTGGGTCCCTCTCTCCGCCCGGTATCACCTGCAGGGTCAAGGGTCATAAACTTGACATCTACTCCAACCACGCGTGGCTCTCAAACTCGGGGACTTCTCCTCTATCCTGTGCCCGCCGTGGCGGCCGTCCGCTCCCTCGTACCTGTGACGCTGAGACCCTGGAGGCCGCAGAAGTGGGAGGCGAGGGGTCGCAGCGCAGGGGGCTGGGGGCGCGGCTGGTGCAGCCCCGCGCTCAGGCAGGCGGGCAGCCACGTCGGCGGGCACGCCCCGGGCAGAGCCTGGGCGGGAGGCCTGGAGGGCACGTTCCAGAGGTCCCCGTGGGCGCCAGCGGAGACTGACAGCGGGGAGGTGGTAGGCGCGCGGGGGTCAGGTCTGGCTAGGATGGCCTCAACGGAAAAGGAGGACGCGAGGCGTCCGGGCGCGCGGGCTGGGCCTGGATTTGCAGAACCGCGAGGCAGAGCGGGGGACGCGGGCCGGGGAGAGCGGCTGGAgcgctggggctggaccccggcgcCCGAAAGAGGGAGCGGCCGGCAGCCCCGCGGCCCGGGGCTGGGCATAGCGCGGCCCTTGCTCGGAAGGGCCCAAGAAGAGGAGCTGGGGCCTCTGGGCTGTGGGCAGCGCAGGAGGCGCGGGAGGACACCTGCTTTAAATAAGGGAGCGAGCCTTGTCGGCCAGGAACGGTCACAGCTGTCTCCCGCGGCTCTTAAATTGGACAGGGCGGGGCCGGGCTTTTCCTTCCCATCGCCCAGGTGGGCGCCACCTCCCGCGGGCAGgaccccccccctcccccaacgTTTCAAAGCCCAGGGCGCCTTAGCGCCCTTCCTCCTTCCTCGTAAAATATATCCCCATCCTGTGCAGTAGGGAAAAGAACCCTAAACTCACTGTAGCTTGCTGGTGACCCCAGGCGAGCCACCCTGTAGTGCCGCGACTTTAGGTTTTGGCTCATCGGCTCACTGTCTTTTAAAGCCCTGGCCACATTCACCTATGACTGTGCAAgcccttaaataaaaaaaaaaaaaaaaaaattaaaaaagaataattgaaATACCTTGTTTAAACACTGAAAAGTAAAATTCCCAccttttcttgcttggagacacCGCTGTAGTTATCAATTTCTGTTGTGTCTTTTCAGGGACTTTTCTGCACTCTCGCCTTACTGAAGCCCCAATGGAAAAATCTTTCcggtatacaaaaaaaaaaaggaagggtaaGAAATACGAATTTATTGCAAATGCATGGGAGTTAGTGTCCTACAAAACCTGCCTTATGTAAGGTGTAAGGCAAGCATATGCATCTCCCTTTTACAGTTGGATAATCGGTGTTTTTGGATGTCCTTGGGTAAACTGCAAGTTACTGTTTCAATGTCttcgtctgtaaaatggatagTAATAGTAGGTACCTCATGGAGTTGCTGTGTGGTCACACAAGAGTTAATGCACCTAAACCATGTAGCATTGGCCAGTGAGCACTATGCAGTGATTGCGGCACTGGGAGGAATTCCTGCCTTCCAGACTCCCATGGTATTCTGCCTCCTCAAATCAATGCCTAATGTTGAAGCCACTCTAGCAGGTTGAGGCACAGTTCAGTGGCGTTGTCCATAGGTGTTAGCTCTTGGAACACCAGTATGCCCTGTCTGCTCTGCTAAGTGAGGGCTGGAGGAAATCTTGCTGGGTTCctgtccctccccacttcccactTGAGCAAATACTGGCCCTGCCTTCTGAACAacacccccagcccacccccaccccaggcagtcTGCAACGTGAGATTGTGGGAAAAACAAAGAACAGGTGTCCCATCTGACCCCAGGTCTAGGTCTCCTGTGTTGTGGCCAGAGAATGCAGGGTCAGAAATGAGGGTACAGCAATGAGAGCTCCAGGGAAGGGGCCTGGGTGGGAAGGACTCTCTCTTCCGGTGAGGTCAGATCCACTGGGAGTTGGAAAGTTCTGGACCCCATAACTTTCAAATCTTACATATACTATTTCATTTCTCACcatgtttctttcttaaaaaaaaaaaaaaaaaaatattggctgcactgggtccagTTCCCCGACAAGGGATGGAACTCCTGTTTCCAGCATTCGAGCtccagtcttagccactggaccatcagggaagtccccctcaaTGTGTTTCTTTTTGAGGAGCTTTTCCTCCAAGAGGTAGAGTCTGTGTTGACATCTGTTACCCCTAGGGCCACCCAGACTGCAGTGCTAAAGTACCAAAAGTGGGCCTTATGAGGAGGGATACAGACACTGCTTTTTTTGGGCCTACAATGATAGTGACTTAGGTGGTTGGGGAACCGTGGAGCAAGATGATGGAAAATGTGGGTTTTGGAGTTGGACAAACCTGGCCTCAAATCCTAACTTTGTCACTGAACTGTAACTTCAGATAAGTGGTATATTcactctaagcctcaatttcttataaaatgggaatgatctCTTAAGTGAGAAAATAATACTTACCTAATGAGATTCTTACAAGAGTTGAATGAGATTGAgtttttagctgctgctgctgctaagtcgcttcagtcatgtccgactctgtgcaaccccagagatggcagcccaccaggctcccctgtccctgggattctccaggcaagaacactggagtgggttgccatttccttctccaatgcatgaaagtgaaaagtgaaagtgaagccgctcagtcgtgtccaactcttagtgaccccatggactgcagcccaccaggctcctccgtccatgggattttccaggcaagagtaccggagtggggtgccattgccttctcatgatAGCTATTGTGGCGAGGAGAGAAGCTATTTACAATAACAGCATGCACCCTGGAATCAGGGGGAGTTgacaaataacaagaaaaaacttGTAAAATAGAAGATGTATGAAAACTTTGTTAAGTCTGTGCTGATTTTTAGGTAAAAAGTATGGTCACTGTGTCTCTAGGTCTGGGTTTTCCATACATACACTGAATTTCAGTACATTGTTATCTGTTTtctattatttgaattatttctctTCAAACTGTAAGTTCATGAGTATATAGATATTAATATCCCTAGTTTACATACGAGTAAATAGAGCAAGAGAGGTTAACAGactgcctaggttcaaatccccctagctatgtgacctttagaaaaatgtattttaatttacatttatttccctGAAAACTCTTTAGGTTGAGCTTTTGGATATCAGCCATTCGGATATCCTCTTTGGTGTGAAGCCCCTGTTCCAGCGGTTTCCATATTTTTCAATTGGGCTActatctttttcttattaatttgtaaGAGTAGTTATGGATAGAGATAGATATTTTGGGATTAAgctttttattacagtatatataGATGCAAATATTAATATCTTCTTCCACTCTGTGGCCTGCCTTCTcgttcttttaatattttcttttaatgaacaAGATAACTAATTGTAATAAAGCTGAACAATCTGCTTTTATGTCCTTCCAGAGAAACCTTTTTGCCTAGCTGAAGCCATGAAGGTATTCTTTTGTGATTACTGATAGATATGCCCTTATTGCTATTTTAATTGTTTCCTggttcttttttgttcctttttcttttactctCATAACTTttgatttgatgactatctttagtgttatatttggatttctttccttttgtgtgaGTTATAAGcgagttcccttgtatgtaactaatgcttttctcttgctgcttttaaatatctttatatttatagCTAATTATATTTATGTCTAAATATAACTAAATATCCTTCATTTCTGCcattttaattgcagcatgtctTGGTGTGGActtctttgggttcatcttatttGGGACTCTGATTTTTGAACCCGCATGTGCTTCTtttcccaggttagggaagttttcacttattaattctttgagtaagttctttgcccttccctttctctctcttttccttctgggccTCTGGAATGTAAATATTAGCATGTTTGATATTGTTCCAGAAGTCTCTTAAACtgttctcattaaaattttttttctgttcaacttgggtgatttccattcctctgtcttctaattcagtgtttctctgtatcatctaatctactttcaattccttcttcttctttctttttttggtataaaGCAGCacagatttattatattatagTTCTAGTGGTCAGAAGTAAAAACTGGGTCTCTTAGGACTAATTCAAGATGTTGACAGGGTTGTCTCCCCTCTGGAATCTCCAAGGGAAGAATCTGTCTCCTTGCTGGTCATTTCTTATTTAATCTGTTCTGTTGCCTTTCTCGAGCTTCTAGAGGCTGCTAGTAGGTCTTTGTTCTTAGCTAGCCTCTTTCTCCTTCAAGTGCAGGAGCATAACATCTTTAAATCTTCCTCCCTTTTTCTGACattcttgcttgctttttttgtggctgtgctggatcttcgttgctgtgcgggcttttctctagttgtggagagtgggggctaccctctagttgcagtggtgTCTCTCACTGCAGAttacgggctctagggcacgcggcCATCAGGGGTTGTGGCctgcgggctctagagcacaggctcgttagttgtggcatgtggacttcGTTGCCCcgaagcatgtaggatcttcctggaccagggatggaacctgtggctcctgcattggcaagtggattctttactagggaagcccttgctttcttcttataaggaccccTGTGATTACACTGGGTCCATCCAGATAATCCAGAATTATTCCCCCCAACTCAAAATTCTTAGCTTGATGACCTATAACAATTTCACTTCAGTAATTATCTTCAAATCTCATTCATCCTTCTTTATAAATTTCTGATGCCTTATTAAACTTCCCATGGTTCATCTACTCTTTTCCTCaatttgttgagcatcttttatgaTCAGTACCTTGAACTCTTTATTGGGTAGATTGCTTATCTGGAGATAAGTAGACGTCATTTAGTTCTCCTTTGGAGTTTTGTGTGGCTTCTTTGTTTGCAACATATTCTTCTAACTCCTCATTTTACTACTTCTCCATGTTTATTTCTATGTGTTAGGTAGGTTGGTTATATTTCCTGATCTTGGAGAAGTGATCTTATGCAGGTGACATCCTGTGGGGCCCAGAAATACACTCCCCTCTGTCAGGGTGCCTCCTAAGCAGGCTTCATGGGCCTTTCTGGTGTGGTGAGGCTGACTACCATGGGCATGCTTGTAAGCGGGGTTGGCCCCTAGACCAGCTGGCTGCCAGGTCCTACCTTGGGCAGTGGTTGCTGGCCACTTGTAGGTGGAACCAGGTCCTGGGGTGCCTGGCTATGGGGACTGGGAAGGCTGGTGCTGAGCCATTTTTCAGGCAGGGCTGGGTCCTTGCATGTCTGGCTGCTCAGCCCTGGGGGTCTTGGGACTGGTTCTGACCTGCTGGTGGATGAGTAAGCTCCTAGCATTATAAACTAGAGGGTTATTCCGAAATTGTGCTTTGCAGCACCAGTGTCCTGGTAGAATGAGCTCCCCCAAATGGCTGCCCCTAAGGGACTACCAGTCGCTTCCTACTTCTCTGGGAGGTTTTCCCAGGATCAGAAAGTAGGTCTGACCCAAGCTCATACAAATTATTGCCATTGTGTTGGATCTCAGACTATATAATATTTTGGTGTGCCCTCTAAGAACAGAGTCTCTGTTTTCTACTGTTGCTGGCTCTCCCATATGCAAGCCTCCAAAGCCAGATGTTCTGGGGCTCATCTTCTGATACAGAACCCCCAGCCTGGGGGCCTCAATGTTGGGCTCAGACCCCTCACTTCTTGGGAAGAAGCTCTACAGTTGTGATTAGCCTCCTGTTTTGGCATTTCCTATCCAGGGATGGGGGTCTTGACCATACCAGGTCTCTGCCCCTCCTACCTGTCTTGTGggtccttctttatatctttggtggtggtggtttagttgctaagttgtgtccaactcttgtgaccccatggactgtagcctgccaggctcctctgtccatgggattctccaggcaagaacactggagtgggctgccatttccttctccaggtttcaTATCTGTAGTTGTAGAAAAATCTTTTCTGCTGGTCTTCAGGTTGTCCTCATAGCTAGTTGCTCTGTAAGTAGTTGTAAATTTCGTGTGCTGGTGACAGGACGTGAGCTCAGGATCTTCCTATTCCACCATTTTGGCCATATCTCTTCAGTGAAAGGAAATTCAGcaatatggatgaaacttgaggacatcgtgctaagtgaagtaagccttTCACAATAAAAcagatactgtgtgattccacttacataaggtagagtagtcaaaatcataaagacagaaaatataatgGTGGTCGCTAGGGACTAGGTGGAGGGGACTAcaggaaatttttatttagagggtatagagtttcagtatACAAGATGGAAAGAATTATGGGGATGGGTGGTTGTGATGGTTATAGAACAATGTAAATGTGCTTAATACTACAAATGCACACTTACAATTGGTTAAGATGGTAATTCTTTGcacattttaccacaattttttaagaaatgggaaaaaaccAATGAGGTAGTCTCTTTACTGAGAGATGTTAATTGTCTACATAAAATGTATATCCATGGAAACTATCATTCAAGAGAgaggtaaaaatgaaaacattttcagacaCACAGAGGCCAAGAAAGTTTGCAACCCAAAGGCCATTCCTTACGAAACCTATTTAAAGAGTAGTTTAGCAAGGGAAAAACCCCAAGAGGTACAGgtataagaaaaatatagaagTTGATTAATTATCAACTGTTTAGTGTTAAAAAGAaccttttttaattgaaaaagctAACGCTTCACACAGCAAAATAAGATTGAATGCATTATGCGATGGGCCTCTGAATGTCATTGTCATGTTCAGGAGAAAAATGTAAGATATTGGCTAATTTTACATATTAGTGGACAAAAATAATAGTTAAGAATGTATATTAACTACTTAAGGGCAAAgactaaaagaatagaaatccAATGCATATCTTCCAAACCAGTAAAGGCTTATTAAAAGGGGGCAGAATGTATATGGAAAATTTTATCAGTTCTCTAGAAGGTAGGAAAGGTGtcaaacagaaattaaaagaaaaatgctaaacagaaaatacaaaaaaagatagCAGAAAAAAGTCCAAATAGAGAAGCAGTCACATTGCTACATAAAAGACAGAACTCTTAGCCTATGTTTAAGTGAGATGAGTGTTTATTCCAGATCAGGAGAAAAGGCCAGGATAGCTTTCCTAACTTCCTAAAATGTTTTTGTGAagagttaaaaagagaaagagagaatattGTTCCCAGAATCTGTCTGAAGAatttactagaaaaaaattttttttagacaaCTAGAGTGGTGAGACAGAAATTAGCATTAATCATAATGGCAAGAATCATCAGTGGCCTCTAACATCACAATCAGAAAGACAACTAGAAATTATGTGCCTACTGGTGAAGGTATGCAACTTTATGTATGAAGTTTTCTTGTCAAAAAAAACGTCAAACATGAATCTGATCAAGTTTTTAGATCTAAATCCCAATTCACAGAACATATAGTGGCcagatagagaaggcaatggcaccccactccagtactcttgcctggaaaatcccatggacagaggagcctggtaggctgcagtccatggggtctctaagagttggacacaactgagtgacttcactctcacttttcactttcatgcattggagaaggaaatggcaacccactccagtgggttcttgcctggagaattccagggacggaggagcctggtgggctgccgtctgtggggtcgcacagagtcggacttagcagcagcagcatatgaaacAATGATACAgttgaaaaaaacaataaaatccaaaatggttctttgaaaaagagAATAGAATAAACAAAACACTATCAAAATTGATCAAGagtaaaaggagaaaagacaaaataagaaTTAGTGGAAATGATGGCAGAACAAAGCTAGAAATAGAGATCATCTCATTGTTAGGGATTATCATGAATTGTCAATACATTTGAAACCTTATATAAAACAGACCATTTTccagaaatatataaatgttaaaattgactttagaaaaaacagaaaacaatatgcCACTAACTGTTCAATTGGTAATCAAAATTTTACAAATCATTTTTCCTTTCAACCTCCCAAATCCAGTCCCAACAGTTTAAGAAATCCTGGTTTTATACTGTTTCACAGTTGAAAAAAGGGCAAGCTACCCAAATCATTTTTGAGGCTAGCATAACCTTGATGTCCAAACCAGGAAATAATATACTGTgagacaaaaaattttaaatcaattattcttATGATCCTAAGGTGGTgaattgttaaataaaatgttagcaaatcAAATTTGGcagtttatataataataatcatgATCAAGTAGGGTTTGTCCTGGGAGTGTAAGAAAACATCATAAAATCTATTGAGGTGTACaccatatttacaaaataaagaaaaaaaatgtgatactttaaatagatgcagaagaatatttaataacattctataatcatttaaaaaatgacatttttagtaAACTTCAGGGTGAAAAGGTAGATATCAAAGTAGTATTCTACAAAACTagattgaataaaaatataatgatcttaatagacacagaaaaaatttttataaaattcaacactcattcatttaaaaattatacacttTACTGAACTAAAGGTAAAGGATGGTCATTAAAAACCTACAGcaagaattatatttaaaaatgagactTCAGAAGCAGTCCTAATTAAAGTCAAGAATAAGACATGCATATCCAATGTTGTAGTGTCTatttatcatttttgttgttgttcagtcgctcagtcatgtcttactccttgcaaccccatggactgcagcatgctaggtttccctgtccttcagcatctcccagagcttgctcaaactcatgtctgttgagtcggtgatgccatccaaccatctcatcctctgttgttcccttctcctcatgccttcaatctttcccagcatcaaggtcttttctaatgagtcagtttttcgcatcaggtggccaaagtattggagcttcagcttcaacatcagtccttccaatgaatattcaggattgattttttaggattgactggtttgatctccttgcagtccaagggactctcaagaatcttctccaacaccacagtttaaaagcatctgttcttcggcactcagccttctttatagtccaactctcgtatccatacatgactactggaaaaactatagctttgatgatatggacctttgttataaatatggaaaaagataaaaggagatttcttttttcaaaaaagccTAGTTTTATGACCTCAGGATAAGAAGTAATTCCTTAAATACAAGAAacacaataaatttttaaaacattcaaatGTAGAACTCTATACAATAAAAGATActataaacaaagataaaaagacaaatcACAAAATGAGAGAAGATGTTTACAACCCACAGAGCTAACAGGATTTGATTAGAAAATCTAATCCACTAGGGGTGATGTGGAATAAAGCATTTATTATGAAAATCTGATCTTATATAACTATAGGAACTAGTTAAACAGTTTATGGATATTGCTTCTCCATCTAGTACTGAGACTTCAAGTAGGTAGGGTAGGCAGTGAGGAATGAAAGTGGACATGAAGTGGAGAGGAATGGAATCACTGGAACCTTCGAGAAAGAGCTGAAACTCAtaagaagaaactgaaactcaCTTTTTTCACTACCTCGAAGCCTCCAACTTCTGTGATATAAGAGAGCAATAGCTGAATTCATCTCAGAGCTAAAATTGTACCTAGCCCAGgagttgaagaagctgaagaaggAGATCCAGTGAGACCTAAAAGCTGCAGACTCAGCTCCTGCCTTACACCAGTAAAGTGAACCAACAGGCCCACAGCTCTGTGCTTGAGCTGCAATAACACCTGACCGAACAGCGACCTTCCAAGTAT is part of the Bos indicus isolate NIAB-ARS_2022 breed Sahiwal x Tharparkar chromosome 11, NIAB-ARS_B.indTharparkar_mat_pri_1.0, whole genome shotgun sequence genome and harbors:
- the NOTO gene encoding homeobox protein notochord, which encodes MPSPGPRGCRPLPLSGAGVQPQRSSRSPRPASPALPRGSANPGPARAPGRLASSFSVEAILARPDPRAPTTSPLSVSAGAHGDLWNVPSRPPAQALPGACPPTWLPACLSAGLHQPRPQPPALRPLASHFCGLQGLSVTGFSPARPTRPERQLLLVPFSQSEELSGISRPSYSLHCSPLCLELVHCLGLWDPRDWAQAQDLQDTERSPKRIRTMFNLEQLEELEKVFAKQHNIVGKKRAQLAAQLNLTENQVRVWFQNRRVKYQKQQRLKLPAASAMAASPDEPSSSSDTSIQREDAESGMDS